The following proteins are co-located in the Gossypium hirsutum isolate 1008001.06 chromosome A02, Gossypium_hirsutum_v2.1, whole genome shotgun sequence genome:
- the LOC107951345 gene encoding biotin carboxylase 1, chloroplastic isoform X1, whose product MGICYCRHFLFFSMAMDASLTMCKSVTSPPGLFLGRSRVIRSSQCTFMVGSRINFPRQKAQSTQVKCKSSRCGVALGAKCRAEKILVANRGEIAVRVIRTAHEMGIPCVAVYSTIDKDALHVKLADESVCIGEAPSSQSYLLIPNVLSAAISRNCTMLHPGYGFLAENAVFVEMCRDHRINFIGPNPDSIRVMGDKSTARETMKNAGVPTVPGSDGLLQSTEEAIKLAHEIGFPVMIKATAGGGGRGMRLAKEPDEFVKLLQQAKSEAAAAFGNDGVYLEKYIQNPRHIEFQVLADKYGNVVHFGERDCSIQRRNQKLLEEAPSPALTPELRKAMGDAAVAAAASIGYIGVGTVEFLLDERGSFYFMEMNTRIQVEHPVTEMISSVDLIEEQIRVAMGEKLRYKQEDIVLRGHSIECRINAEDAFKGFRPGPGRITSYLPSGGPFVRMDSHVYSDYVVPPSYDSLLGKLIVWAPTREKAIERMKRALDDTVITGVPTTIEYHKLILDIEDFRNGIVDTAFIPKHEEELAAPQKMLVASPTKELTSATA is encoded by the exons ATGGGTATTTGCTATTGTAGGCATTTTCtgtttttctcaatggcaatggatgcTTCACTGACTATGTGCAAATCGGTCACATCACCTCCT GGCTTATTCTTGGGGAGAAGTAGAGTTATTAGGAGTTCCCAGTGTACCTTTATGGTGGGAAGCAGGATCAACTTTCCTAGGCAGAAAGCTCAGTCAACCCAAGTTAAATGTAAATCTAGCAGGTGTGGAGTAGCTCTTGGTGCTAAATGCCGTGCTGAGAAAATTTTGGTGGCAAATAGAGGAGAAATTGCTGTTCGTGTTATCCGAACAGCTCATGAGATGGGAATACCATGTGTTGCTGTTTACTCTACAATTGATAAGGATGCACTTCATGTGAAGCTGGCTGATGAATCAGTTTGCATAGGCGAAGCACCAAGCAGTCAATC GTATTTATTGATTCCAAATGTCCTATCTGCTGCAATTAGCCGTAACTGTACTATGCTTCATCCTGGGTATGGTTTCCTTGCTGAGAATGCGGTTTTTGTAGAAATGTGCAGAGATCACAGGATCAACTTTATTGGGCCTAAC CCTGACAGTATTCGTGTTATGGGTGACAAATCAACTGCACGAGAAACAATGAAGAACGCGGGTGTTCCTACTGTTCCGGGAAGTGATGGATTGTTACAG AGTACAGAGGAAGCAATCAAGCTTGCCCATGAGATTGGCTTTCCTGTGATGATCAAG GCCACAGCCGGTGGTGGAGGGCGTGGAATGCGTCTTGCTAAAGAGCCTGATGAGTTTGTGAAGTTACTGCAG CAAGCCAAAAGTGAAGCTGCAGCTGCATTTGGAAATGATGGAGTTTATTTGGAGAAGTACATCCAAAATCCAAGGCACATTGAGTTCCAG GTTCTTGCGGATAAATATGGTAATGTTGTTCACTTTGGTGAGCGAGACTGCAGCATCCAG AGACGTAATCAAAAACTTCTTGAAGAGGCTCCTTCTCCAGCATTGACACCAGAGTTGCGGAAGGCCATGGGTGATGCAGCAGTAGCTGCAGCAGCATCTATTGGTTACATTGGTGTAGGAACTGTTGAGTTCCTATTGGATGAAAGAGGTTCCTTCTACTTCATGGAAATGAACACTAGAATCCAG GTGGAGCATCCTGTAACTGAAATGATTTCCTCTGTTGACTTGATTGAAGAACAAATTCGTGTAGCTATGGGGGAAAAACTGCGCTACAAACAG GAAGATATTGTGCTCAGAGGGCATTCCATTGAATGTCGTATCAATGCAGAAGATGCATTTAAAGGGTTCAGACCCGGACCAG GGAGAATAACATCGTACTTGCCATCTGGAGGCCCATTTGTTCGAATGGATAGCCATGTTTATTCTGATTATGTAGTTCCTCCAAGCTATGATTCATTACTTGGAAAG CTTATTGTATGGGCTCCAACAAGGGAAAAAGCAATTGAGCGCATGAAAAGGGCTCTTGATGACACTGTAATTACAG GGGTTCCTACAACAATTGAATACCATAAACTCATCCTTGATATTGAG GACTTCAGAAACGGAATAGTTGACACTGCTTTCATTCCAAAACATGAAGAAGAGTTGGCAGCA CCACAGAAAATGTTAGTAGCAAGCCCAACCAAAGAATTAACAAGTGCAACTGCTTAG
- the LOC107951345 gene encoding biotin carboxylase 1, chloroplastic isoform X2 produces MAMDASLTMCKSVTSPPGLFLGRSRVIRSSQCTFMVGSRINFPRQKAQSTQVKCKSSRCGVALGAKCRAEKILVANRGEIAVRVIRTAHEMGIPCVAVYSTIDKDALHVKLADESVCIGEAPSSQSYLLIPNVLSAAISRNCTMLHPGYGFLAENAVFVEMCRDHRINFIGPNPDSIRVMGDKSTARETMKNAGVPTVPGSDGLLQSTEEAIKLAHEIGFPVMIKATAGGGGRGMRLAKEPDEFVKLLQQAKSEAAAAFGNDGVYLEKYIQNPRHIEFQVLADKYGNVVHFGERDCSIQRRNQKLLEEAPSPALTPELRKAMGDAAVAAAASIGYIGVGTVEFLLDERGSFYFMEMNTRIQVEHPVTEMISSVDLIEEQIRVAMGEKLRYKQEDIVLRGHSIECRINAEDAFKGFRPGPGRITSYLPSGGPFVRMDSHVYSDYVVPPSYDSLLGKLIVWAPTREKAIERMKRALDDTVITGVPTTIEYHKLILDIEDFRNGIVDTAFIPKHEEELAAPQKMLVASPTKELTSATA; encoded by the exons atggcaatggatgcTTCACTGACTATGTGCAAATCGGTCACATCACCTCCT GGCTTATTCTTGGGGAGAAGTAGAGTTATTAGGAGTTCCCAGTGTACCTTTATGGTGGGAAGCAGGATCAACTTTCCTAGGCAGAAAGCTCAGTCAACCCAAGTTAAATGTAAATCTAGCAGGTGTGGAGTAGCTCTTGGTGCTAAATGCCGTGCTGAGAAAATTTTGGTGGCAAATAGAGGAGAAATTGCTGTTCGTGTTATCCGAACAGCTCATGAGATGGGAATACCATGTGTTGCTGTTTACTCTACAATTGATAAGGATGCACTTCATGTGAAGCTGGCTGATGAATCAGTTTGCATAGGCGAAGCACCAAGCAGTCAATC GTATTTATTGATTCCAAATGTCCTATCTGCTGCAATTAGCCGTAACTGTACTATGCTTCATCCTGGGTATGGTTTCCTTGCTGAGAATGCGGTTTTTGTAGAAATGTGCAGAGATCACAGGATCAACTTTATTGGGCCTAAC CCTGACAGTATTCGTGTTATGGGTGACAAATCAACTGCACGAGAAACAATGAAGAACGCGGGTGTTCCTACTGTTCCGGGAAGTGATGGATTGTTACAG AGTACAGAGGAAGCAATCAAGCTTGCCCATGAGATTGGCTTTCCTGTGATGATCAAG GCCACAGCCGGTGGTGGAGGGCGTGGAATGCGTCTTGCTAAAGAGCCTGATGAGTTTGTGAAGTTACTGCAG CAAGCCAAAAGTGAAGCTGCAGCTGCATTTGGAAATGATGGAGTTTATTTGGAGAAGTACATCCAAAATCCAAGGCACATTGAGTTCCAG GTTCTTGCGGATAAATATGGTAATGTTGTTCACTTTGGTGAGCGAGACTGCAGCATCCAG AGACGTAATCAAAAACTTCTTGAAGAGGCTCCTTCTCCAGCATTGACACCAGAGTTGCGGAAGGCCATGGGTGATGCAGCAGTAGCTGCAGCAGCATCTATTGGTTACATTGGTGTAGGAACTGTTGAGTTCCTATTGGATGAAAGAGGTTCCTTCTACTTCATGGAAATGAACACTAGAATCCAG GTGGAGCATCCTGTAACTGAAATGATTTCCTCTGTTGACTTGATTGAAGAACAAATTCGTGTAGCTATGGGGGAAAAACTGCGCTACAAACAG GAAGATATTGTGCTCAGAGGGCATTCCATTGAATGTCGTATCAATGCAGAAGATGCATTTAAAGGGTTCAGACCCGGACCAG GGAGAATAACATCGTACTTGCCATCTGGAGGCCCATTTGTTCGAATGGATAGCCATGTTTATTCTGATTATGTAGTTCCTCCAAGCTATGATTCATTACTTGGAAAG CTTATTGTATGGGCTCCAACAAGGGAAAAAGCAATTGAGCGCATGAAAAGGGCTCTTGATGACACTGTAATTACAG GGGTTCCTACAACAATTGAATACCATAAACTCATCCTTGATATTGAG GACTTCAGAAACGGAATAGTTGACACTGCTTTCATTCCAAAACATGAAGAAGAGTTGGCAGCA CCACAGAAAATGTTAGTAGCAAGCCCAACCAAAGAATTAACAAGTGCAACTGCTTAG